A part of Fusarium graminearum PH-1 chromosome 3, whole genome shotgun sequence genomic DNA contains:
- a CDS encoding fatty acid synthase subunit alpha reductase produces the protein MRPEVEQELAHTLLVELLAYQFASPVRWIETQDVFLGERTAERVVEIGPADTLGVMAKRTLKSKYEAYDAAKSVQRNILCYNKDAKEIYYDVDPVEEEPEPAASSSEASSSAPAASAAAAPAAAAAPAPSSGPVAQVADEPVQAVDIVRALIAQKLKKPLLEVPLSKAIKDLVGGKSTLQNEILGDLGKEFGSTPEKPEDTPLDELGASMQATFDGNLGKQSLSLIARLISSKMPGGFNITAARKYLESRWGLGPGRQDGALLLALTMEPPARLGSEGDAKGFFDSVANKYATNAGISLSTAAAAGPAGGSSGGMMMDPAAIDALTKDQRALFKQQLELLARYLKIDLREGEKAHINSQKSEKVLQAQIDLWTAEHGDFYASGIEPVFTPLKARTYDSSWNWARQDALSMYFDIIFGRLQAIDREIVSQCIRLMNRSNPKLLEFMQYHIDNCPTERGETYKLAKELGQQLIENIQDVLEIAPVYKDVAVPTGPRTTVDARGNLNYEEVPRASCRKLEHYVQQMAEGGKISEYGNRTKVQSDLSRIYRLIKQQHKLSKTSQLEIKSLYGDVLRSLAMNESQILPKDNKGRKVLKNSQSKGKVETIPFLHLKKKGLHGWDYSKKLTGVYLNCLEDAAKSGVTFQDKHVLMTGAGAGSIGAEVLQGLVSGGAKVIVTTSRFSREVTEYYQAMYTRYGSRGSQIVVVPFNQGSKQDVEALVEYIYDTKEGLGWDLDFIIPFAAIPENGRQIDDIDSKSELAHRIMLTNLIRLLGCVKSQKTERGFETRPAQVVLPLSPNHGTFGNDGLYSESKLGLETLFNRWHSESWANYLTICGAVIGWTRGTGLMSGNNIVAEGVEAFGVRTFSQQEMAFNLLGLMSPTLVDLCQNEPVFADLNGGLQFIPNLNETMTKLRKDIMETSEVRRAVAKESAIENTIVNGAASEVLYKKKTIDPRANIKFDFPKRPDWKTEVEPLNDSLKGMVDLEKVVVVTGFAEVGPWGNSRTRWEMEAYGEFSLEGCVEMAWIMGLIKNHNGPIKGKPYSGWVDSKTGEPVDDKDVKQKYEKFVLEHSGIRLIEPELFDGYDPNKKQLLHEVVIEEDLEPFESSKETAEEFKREHGNKVEVFEIPDSGEYIIRLRKGASLWIPKALRFDRLVAGQIPTGWDPKRYGVPDDIVSQVDPVTLFLLVSTAEALLSSGITDPYEFYKYVHVSEVGNCVGSGMGGAAALRDMHRTRFLDQPVQNDILQESFINTMAAWVNMLLMSSSGPIKTPVGACATAVESIDTGYETIMEGKARVCFVGGFDDLGEEGSYEFANMKATSNTVDEFAHGRTPKEMSRPTTTTRNGFMESQGCGIQIIMTAKLALDMGVPIHGIIALTTTASDKIGRSVPAPGQGVLTTARENPGKFPSPLLDINYRRRQIERRKKTIKQWQESELEYVHDEIDAMKSQGATFDEKEYAQDRFAHIEREAARQEKELLRSMGNNFWKSDPSIAPLRGALATWGLTVDDIGVASFHGTSTKANDKNESNVICQQLRHLGRKKGNAVLGIFQKYLTGHPKGAAGAWMMNGCLQVLDTGLVPGNRNADNVDPIMEQYDLIVYPSRSIQTDGVKAFSVTSFGFGQKGAQAIGIHPKYLFATLDEKTYNDYCAKVDSRQKKAYRYFHDGFINNKLFVAKNNSPYADDQLSKVLLNPDARVTEDKKSSELKYGADFMKQSEKVVSSTKAKETEQVMEALALKVANKNSQVGVDVEDISAVNIDNETFVERNFTANEISYCRQAPSPQSSFAGRWSAKEAVFKSLGVASQGAGAAMKDIEIVKGENGAPTVSLHGDAAAAAQKAGVKDITLSISHSDSQAIAVAVANF, from the exons ATGCGTCCCGAAGTCGAGCAGGAGCTCGCTCACACGCTGCTCGTTGAGCTGCTCGCATACCAGTTTGCTTCTCCCGTTAGATGGATTGAGACCCAAGATGTGTTCCTCGGTGAGAGGACCGCTGAGCGAGTCGTGGAAATCGGTCCTGCCGACACCCTTGGTGTCATGGCCAAGCGAACCCTGAAGTCCAAGTATGAGGCTTACGATGCCGCCAAGTCCGTTCAGCGAAATATCCTCTGCTACAACAAGGACGCCAAGGAGATCTACTACGACGTTGATCCCGTGGAAGAGGAGCCTGAgcctgctgcttcttccagcgaggcttcttcctctgctcCTGCggcctctgctgctgctgctcccgcggctgccgctgctccCGCCCCCAGTTCTGGCCCCGTTGCTCAAGTTGCCGATGAGCCTGTCCAGGCCGTCGACATCGTCCGCGCCCTCATCGcgcagaagctcaagaagcctctTCTCGAGGTTCCTCTCagcaaggccatcaaggacCTTGTCGGTG GCAAGTCCACCCTCCAGAACGAGATCCTCGGTGATCTAGGAAAAGAATTCGGTTCAACCCCTGAGAAGCCCGAAGACACGCcgcttgatgagcttggtgCCTCCATGCAGGCCACTTTCGATGGCAACCTGGGCAAGCAATCACTGTCCTTGATCGCCCGACTTATCTCCTCAAAGATGCCTGGTGGTTTCAACATCACAGCGGCCCGAAAATACCTCGAGTCTCGATGGGGTCTTGGACCCGGCCGACAAGATGGTGCTCTGCTCCTCGCCCTCACAATGGAGCCTCCCGCCCGATTGGGCTCCGAGGGCGATGCCAAGGGCTTCTTCGACAGCGTCGCCAACAAGTATGCCACAAACGCTGGTATCAGCCTGTCTACAGCTGCTGCCGCTGGCCCCGCTGGTGGCTCAAGCGgtggcatgatgatggacccCGCTGCCATTGATGCCCTTACCAAGGACCAGCGTGCTCTCTTCAAGCAACAACTCGAGCTCCTTGCTCGATACCTCAAGATCGACCTCCGTGAGGGCGAGAAGGCCCACATCAACTCTCAAAAGTCTGAGAAGGTCCTGCAAGCCCAGATTGATCTCTGGACTGCCGAGCATGGTGACTTCTATGCTTCCGGTATCGAGCCTGTCTTCACTCCCCTCAAGGCCCGAACCTACGACTCCTCCTGGAACTGGgctcgtcaagatgccctcaGCATGTActtcgacatcatcttcggcCGTCTCCAGGCCATCGATCGTGAGATTGTCAGCCAGTGCATCCGTCTCATGAACCGCTCCAACCCCAAACTTCTCGAATTCATGCAGTACCACATTGATAACTGCCCCACCGAGCGAGGCGAGACTtacaagcttgccaaggagcttggacaGCAGCTCATTGAGAACATCCAGGATGTTCTTGAAATCGCTCCTGTCTACAAGGACGTTGCTGTCCCTACTGGCCCCAGGACCACTGTCGATGCCCGGGGCAACCTTAACTACGAGGAAGTCCCCCGTGCCAGCTGCCGCAAGCTGGAACACTATGTCCAGCAAATGGCTGAGGGTGGTAAGATCTCTGAGTATGGTAACCGCACCAAGGTTCAGAGCGATCTTTCCCGCATCTACAGACTCATTAAGCAGCAGCACAAGCTGTCCAAGACTTCCCAGCTTGAGATCAAGAGCTTGTATGGCGATGTCCTTCGATCGCTCGCCATGAACGAGAGCCAGATTCTccccaaggacaacaagggacgcaaggttctcaagaacagccaaagcaagggcaaggttgagacCATTCCCTTCCTTcacctcaagaagaagggtctgCACGGCTGGGACTACAGCAAGAAGCTTACTGGCGTGTACCTGAACTGCTTGGAGGATGCTGCCAAATCTGGTGTCACATTCCAGGACAAGCACGTTCTCATGACTGGTGCCGGTGCTGGTTCCATCGGTGCTGAGGTCCTTCAGGGTCTCGTCAGCGGTGGTGCCAAGGTCATTGTTACCACTAGCCGTTTCTCTCGTGAGGTCACCGAGTACTACCAGGCCATGTACACCCGCTACGGCTCTCGTGGCTCTcagattgttgttgttccCTTCAACCAGGGAAGCAAGCAAGATGTTGAGGCTTTGGTTGAGTACATCTACGACACCAAGGAGGGTCTCGGTTGGGATCTTGACTTCATTATTCCTTTCGCTGCCATTCCCGAGAACGGTCGACAGATTGACGACATTGACTCCAAGTCTGAGCTCGCTCACCGCATCATGCTTACCAACCTTATCCGTCTTCTCGGATGTGTCAAGTCCCAGAAGACAGAGCGTGGTTTCGAGACTCGACCTGCTCAAGTCGTCCTGCCTCTTTCTCCTAACCACGGTACCTTTGGTAACGATGGTCTCTACTCCGAGTCCAAGCTCGGTCTTGAGACTCTGTTCAACAGATGGCACTCCGAGAGCTGGGCCAACTACCTCACCATTTGTGGTGCTGTCATTGGCTGGACCCGAGGAACTGGTCTCATGTCTGGCAACAACATTGTTGCtgagggtgttgaggctTTCGGCGTCCGCACTTTCTCTCAGCAGGAGATGGCTTTCAACCTTCTCGGCCTTATGTCTCCCACTTTGGTTGACTTGTGTCAGAACGAGCCTGTCTTTGCTGATCTCAACGGTGGTCTCCAGTTCATCCCTAACCTGAACGAGACCATGACCAAGCTTCGCAAGGATATCATGGAGACCAGCGAGGTCCGCCGTGCTGTTGCTAAGGAGAGCGCCATCGAGAACACCATCGTTAACGGTGCCGCCTCCGAGGTTCtctacaagaagaagaccatcgACCCTCGTGCCAACATCAAGTTTGACTTCCCCAAGCGCCCTGACTGGAAGACTGAGGTCGAGCCCCTTAACGACAGCCTCAAGGGTAtggtcgatcttgagaaggttgtcgttgtcaCTGGCTTCGCCGAAGTTGGTCCCTGGGGTAACTCCCGTACCCGATGGGAGATGGAAGCCTACGGTGAATTCTCTCTTGAGGGTTGCGTCGAGATGGCTTGGATCATGGgtctcatcaagaaccacaacGGTCCCATCAAGGGCAAGCCCTACTCTGGCTGGGTTGACTCCAAGACTGGAGAGCCcgttgacgacaaggacGTTAAACAGAAGTACGAGAAGTTCGTTCTCGAGCACTCCGGTATCCGTCTGATCGAGCCTGAGCTGTTCGATGGCTACGAccccaacaagaagcagctTCTCCACGAAGTTGTCATTGAGGAGGATCTCGAGCCCTTTGAGTCTTCCAAGGAGACCGCTGAGGAGTTCAAGCGTGAGCACGGTAACAAGGTCGAGGTTTTCGAGATCCCTGACAGTGGCGAGTACATCATCCGTCTCAGGAAGGGTGCCTCTCTCTGGATCCCCAAGGCCCTTCGCTTCGACCGCCTTGTTGCTGGACAAATCCCCACTGGCTGGGACCCCAAGCGCTACGGTGTTCCTGACGACATCGTCTCTCAGGTTGACCCCGTTACCCTGTTCCTCCTTGTTTCCACTGCTGAGGCTCTTCTGTCTTCTGGTATCACTGATCCTTATGAGTTCTACAAGTATGTACACGTCTCTGAGGTTGGTAACTGTGTTGGTTCCGGTATGggcggtgctgctgctctccGAGACATGCACCGCACTCGTTTCCTCGACCAGCCTGTGCAGAACGATATTCTCCAGGAgtctttcatcaacaccatggccGCCTGGGTTaacatgttgttgatgtcttcTTCCGGACCTATCAAGACCCCCGTCGGTGCTTGTGCTACCGCTGTCGAGTCCATCGACACTGGTTACGAGACCATCATGGAGGGCAAGGCTCGTGTCTGCTTTGTCGGTGGTTTCGACGACCTTGGTGAAGAAGGCTCTTACGAGTTCGCCAACATGAAGGCCACCAGCAACACTGTTGACGAGTTTGCTCATGGACGTACCCCCAAGGAGATGTCTCGTCCTACTACCACTACCCGAAACGGATTCATGGAGTCCCAGGGTTGTGGTATCCAGATCATCATGACTGCcaagcttgcccttgacatGGGTGTCCCCATCCACGGTATCATCGCTCTTACTACCACTGCCTCTGACAAGATCGGTCGTTCCGTTCCTGCTCCTGGACAGGGTGTTCTCACCACTGCTCGTGAGAACCCTGGCAAGTTCCCTTCGCCTCTTCTTGACATAAACTACCGCCGTCGCCAGATTGAGCGCCGCAAGAAGACCATCAAGCAGTGGCAAGAGTCTGAGCTTGAGTATGTCCATGACGAGATTGACGCCATGAAGTCTCAGGGCGCCACTTTCGACGAGAAGGAGTACGCTCAGGACCGCTTCGCTCACATTGAGAGGGAGGCCGCTCGTCAAGAGAAGGAGCTCCTCCGCAGCATGGGCAACAACTTCTGGAAGAGTGATCCTAGCATCGCTCCTCTCCGTGGTGCCCTTGCCACTTGGGGTCTCACTGTTGACGATATCGgtgttgcttctttccacgGAACCtccaccaaggccaacgacaagaacgagtCCAACGTTATCTGCCAGCAGCTCCGCCACCTCGGCCGCAAGAAGGGTAACGCCGTTTTGGGTATCTTCCAGAAGTACCTTACCGGTCACCCCAAGGGTGCTGCAGGTGCTTGGATGATGAACGGATGTCTCCAGGTCCTCGACACTGGTCTTGTTCCCGGTAACCGCAACGCCGATAACGTTGATCCCATCATGGAGCAATATGACCTTATCGTCTACCCCAGCCGAAGCATCCAGActgatggtgtcaaggccTTCTCCGTCACCTCTTTCGGTTTTGGTCAGAAGGGTGCTCAGGCCATTGGTATCCACCCCAAGTACCTGTTTGCCACTCTTGACGAGAAGACCTACAACGATTACTGTGCCAAGGTCGACTCCCGCCAGAAGAAGGCCTACCGCTACTTCCACGAcggcttcatcaacaacaagttgttcgttgccaagaacaactcTCCTTACGCTGACGACCAGCTCAGCAAGGTTCTTCTGAACCCTGATGCCCGTGTCACTGAGGACAAGAAGTCGTCTGAGCTCAAGTACGGTGCTGATTTCATGAAGCAATCCGAAAAGGTTGTTTCTTctaccaaggccaaggagacTGAGCAGGTCATGGAGGCCCTTGctctcaaggttgccaacaagaacagccAGGTTggtgtcgatgtcgaggacATTTCTGCCGTCAACATTGACAACGAGACCTTTGTTGAGCGAAACTTTACTGCCAACGAGATCTCTTACTGCCGCCAGGCTCCCAGCCCTCAGAGCTCTTTCGCTGGTCGCTGGAGTGCCAAGGAGGCTGTCTTCAAGTCATTGGGTGTTGCCAGCCAAGGTGCCGGTGCCGCTATGAAGGACATTGAAAttgtcaagggcgagaacGGCGCTCCCACTGTTTCT CTCCATGGTGacgctgccgctgctgctcaaaaggctggtgtcaaggacATCACCCTGTCCATCTCACACTCTGATAGCCAGGCTATCGCCGTGGCTGTTGCCAACTTTTAG